Within the Plectropomus leopardus isolate mb chromosome 15, YSFRI_Pleo_2.0, whole genome shotgun sequence genome, the region ttgtgtgtgtgtgaagatttAATCAGGTGGAACAGGTCGGTCCTGTCTGCGGACACACCTGGTGCCCTGCAGCCAATGGGGAGAGAGACACTTGAGAGGGGCGTCGGCCAGAAGAGACGAGGCTTCAGTCTCACCTGCACCttccagaaaacacacagaggactcTCACaacacagacggacagagacactGATCGGCAGACAGGTCCACAGACAGGTCCACAGACAGGTCCACAGACAGGTCCACAGAGATGGGGGACTGGATTGCAGGAAAAATAGGTGAGCAGAGAAGGGGGGTGTTCAGGTGTTTTGTGTTGGGTCCTGATTTTTATGGCTGTTGTCAGTTTGCTTCGTGGAAACTCTGTAAAATGTCCAAACTTGGATCCGTTGTCTAAATgaatcaaaaatattgattaaaaccAGACTGAGACAGGCTGGACATGCACGTGTAACCCTTCAACAACACTAGATCTCAGTGACGTTGAAGCCGAGCCTGAGGGTTCGATCTGATGAATTTCTGGGTGGAGAGGAATTATAATGTTCAAATGTCTCAGTCAAACATGGTTTACAATGTTGAATAAAAGCTCCATAAATTCGGCTATGAATGTCGTATGAACAAACCCTTCTGTAAAAACCTGGAGAATAATAACCGGAATAAAACTGGTGTACATTAGCACTGCTGAAGTGGAGATTTATGGCTCATATTTTGAGTTAAAACTCATTTTGAGAAAACGACCTTTAAAgatatgttttgtaaaatgtcagaatttttcACTCCAAAATGAGACACTCAAGgtgaataatgtgaaaaaaacagacgTCATTAAACCTCCTGAGCCCATTATTTACAcaaatacagctgttttttaggttacaagttttctgaaacTTTAAGTCTAAATATGCGATGAGGCACTACGTATGTGCACAGGTTTGCATTTATCAACAGAAATatgaacattaaattaaaacctGAAATGTTCGTTAGTAGCACTAATGTTCTCTTTTGAGTTTCTGTGATGAAATAACAAAAGCACACAATCAGGCACGGGAAATTACTCCCAAATATTcgaaaatggaaatattttaaagacCAAATTTTTAGAGAAATAATGGTTACTATTGAGAGACATTTCTCTGGCCTCTTCACACCAGAAAACCTGAACAAAGGCTCGTGTCCTCACCGTAAACTTTTCACTGACTTTTTGTCCTCTGGAAACAACGATGGTTCAGCTGATCCAACGGCCTGTTTTCCTCGGATGAAAGTTTGGCCATGTGGAGCCGGGGGGCCTCAGAAAGTCCGAACCAAACAAGGAAGCTGTGACGGCACCCTGAGCTGCCGTCAAAATGAATTATCGGCAAATTATCCGTGCAATTTTAAACAGACGGATGATGATGATTGGAGCTTCaggcaaacttttgaaatgaaCTTTCTGAGTTTTGCAAAAGTCAAACTTGCTGATGGTGTGATGCTGTTTGTTCTGCAGGAGACATGGTGGAGGACAAGGTGAAGTCCATGTTAGGGATCGAAGACAAGGATGAGGACAAGGGATTCTTCTCGAAGTTCTGCTCCAgagacgacgacgacgacgacgacaaaaagaagaaaaggagggaCAAAGACGACGAAGAGGGAGGGTTCTTCTCCAAGATCTTTGACAGAGACAATGACGAAGACAAGtggaaagagaagaagagggacGAGGACGACGGGGATGAAAGCTTCTTCTCAAGGGTCTTTGACAGAGACAACGATGATGACAAGTGGAAAGAGAAGAAATGTGGATTCGCAGGTCTCTTCGTTGAGCAGGGGGGAGCGGGCGCCGCCGGAGGCCCTGAGGGAGAAactgtgggaggaggaggaggaggaggaggaggaggaggagatggaggagttAAAGGGCAAAGTGTGGCACTGAATGAAGGAGGTACGTATGGACAGAAAACACCTCACTGCACAGCCACCTGATCAATCAAAGAATGATCAGCAGGTGTTTTGTCTGCAGattcattatttaaaagtcattttttaatgcaaagttgctcaaaacatttcatggttgcAGATTCACAAATCTGAATTTCGTTAAAGCTCTTAATGTTTAAGTAATAATGTCGAGGTTCCACACTGGCGACTGACATTAGACATTCGTATTTGGTTGAATTTGGTTGAACTGAACATATTTGGTTGTGATGTCTGAAGACCAAAGTTCAGTGTAGTCAGAGAACAAATCCCAACAGAACCGGTCCACATCGACATTACCGTTATTCAAAACACATCTTACAAGTACTGTAATTTCTAAAGAGTCATAGTATTTTGTTGATTCATTTGTACTGCATTTTACtttgtgaaaacaaactttttttcatttttacatttttatcaattttactTCATAGTCTTTTGATCAGAAAtgcaatctttgttttttttaaatctttttctttttatgaaagATTACAGTTATTGAATTGGGCTGATAGCCCCAAAAACTCCTAATAATCTGTCCAGCacagtgtttaaactttttgattttatttcttgtgTGTTTCAGATTTGCTGAACGATCTGATGAATGTGGCTGAAGAAACATCTCAAGGTAAATAAAGCCACATCCTGACCTCTGAGAGAAAAACACCACTGCGGAAAAGAGAATCAATCAAAAAATCACTTTACGTCACTTCTGATGTTCGTTACTTCTCTGACAAAAGGACTTAACGTCTCAGCCTGAACCTTCGCTGACGTCCTCTGTCTGAGCTCAGCCCCGGAGTTCATTCACTCTGTAATTAAAATCCATTATATATGTTTGTGAGTAACTGAACGAGAAATATTTAGACAAATACAGATGCAAGCGAGACGTGAGTGTCGCTCTCGTGTACTTCGAGAACAGAGCAGCCGAGCTGAGCATAAAGACAGGAAGCACAGTTAGTCTGGCTGTGTTCAATAATCCTCCCACCAACATCTCCAAAACTCACCGATAAACGTTTTtcgtttattttatttgtgcttcATTGACCAGAATTATTGTTTCACTTATATCCAGTATGTGAGATGTACCGAGATTACATTAACAgaacatttaacacaaaaatgaatatttattgattgatttgtgttgtggacaaaaaaataaataataataaaatttaaaaaacaggatTTCTATGGATTTTCCATATCAAATATATACACTGTTTGGTGAACAAATGCATTTAAGGCACAAGTGTgagatttgcttttttaaattttgtgaaataatgtgtaaaatttgGAGAAGAAATTTGTTAAGTTTTATCAGTGACACCTGTATTTTTAGTAAATTAAGAGACAACTGGAGGGAACAGGGgtaaattaaatgatttaattcggtaatttgtatgtatttttcaaatgataattgaataattgaatAATGATATTAAATAATGAGTTTATGGCAAAATGCATTCAAGTCTGGGTGATTTAATACTGATGAAAACCAGTACTGATGAAGTGAAACAAGAGGAGATATTCTCAATACAATACTGTAATACAGCTAACAGCTAATAATtactgattaaacaaaataatgagtGCTAGTTATCATCTTCACAttaactgtttatttgttttaacatgtATTTAGTGCATGAGAAATCAGTTTACCAGGAATATAAAGTTTGCTGATGATcacctgttttatttatatgcCACAGAGACATTTTTCCAGTGTGGTGAAAGTGTTTTTATGATAATCTGAAATCCAAGACTTTGTCAAAGGAATAGGTGCcaattcatttgaaaaaaatcctgaaatattatctgcaaacattttaatgttcaaCTCGTTTTATCTGAACATAATTTAGTTTACAGTAGCAGATTTACAGTCAAAATTCTCAGTCGATTTCGCAGCAATGTCTTTGATTTCGGATAAAAGGAGACAAAAGCAGTGTCTCTGAAATGACGACTGTCGCTGGCACACTTCTTCATCAGTAGCTGTAACTGTCCATCACCAAACAAGAgatctgatttatttttgttattttgcctttatttgataattcatacagacagagacaagaaaCAGGGGCACAGAGAGGGGACAGAGGTTCGGAAATGAACCGTGGATTTGGCGGTGATTTGGTATGTGTCTGAAAAGAACACGTCCCGTATCGGTGTCCCTCATCTGCAGTCCCTCAGCTGGGGAACTGGATGTCCAACAGTGTGAAGTCCTGACTGATGGGGACGCTGTTCTCGTCACACAGGAAGTGGCTCCGGACAGTGATGACGAAGGTTTTCCtcgggagggagaggagggtcCGGATCCTCTCTGCTGCCACCTGGATGTGCTTCACCTCCGAGCCTGGagctgacagacagataaaaaagaCTCTAAGCACTCCAAACTTTCTGACGCCAATAAGGTTTGACTGCGTTGAATCAGGATTGACAGTCTGTGTCCCACCTGAGCTCCTGTGGAGTTTGTCGGGCGGGGCTTCGAGGATCCTCTGCAGCGGAACAGGAGGaacctgaacacacacctgACTGCTGCCCCGCCCACTTACTGTCAGCACACCTGGCCTGagaccaacacaaacacacatccaatAATTCAACTAATTAATTCAACCAACACACAAGACGAATATAACGCACGTGTAAATAAAAGGACAGATAATGTTGAGTAATCtgaaataaagcttttttttggtaGAGTACTTCTCCACCACCACGCTTTACTTACCTGTAGTAGCGACGTACGGCTGTGTGGGGCAGGCAGGGGTAACACGGCACATAAATGCCGTTGGCGTCTGTATCCAGCTCGGCAGAGCAGCGACCGCAGCCAGTGTACGTGATGTCACCGCTCAGCACCGCCAGGATACCATCCAGCTGTGTGAAGCTGTCTAAGACAAGCCGAGGTGCATTCTGGGAGGGTGGAGGATCCTGAAAGTGGAAGGCGGTGATCTGGACTCTGAGCTCCACGTTACCTGGTGGAGGAGACGGCAAAATCAACCTCTCAGACGCTGTTTGGATTTGCTGTCATGTCTAAATTTTAATAACACACATTGAGCATGTAATTTGCTTGTGGTGTACCTCAAGGTTCAAGTTTAGGTCCCAAACTTTTGAATCAAATATTCACTGCTTTGATTCACTTGTAGTGTACCTCAGGGCTAAAGTTTAggtccttttttttattgaatattcACAGCTTTGTTTTACTCATGGTGTACCTGAAGCGATCCCGCCACCATGACCTTTATGATAATTGAGGTTTTGTGAAGTGAAATGTCTCGACAATGCTTTGGATACCATGCAGTTCGGTGCAGACTAAGCTGCCCAACCAAACTATTTCAGTTTGAAATAATGAGAGTGCTGGAGGTCATTACAGCTCCGAAAACGTACACCAGATATTTGGCCTTTGCAATGTTTATTTCAAGTTACCGTTGTATTTCTGAGACAGCAGCGTGTCCAGGTCCAACTCCAGACTGCTGTTTCCTGATTGGACAGGTCGTGGTTGAAGGAAGTCCTGCGCCCGGCGGTTGGCGGGGTCAAGAGGACGAACGGAGCTCCAGGGGGTGGAGTGCAGCTCAAGGAGGTCGGAGGTCAAACCCTCCCTCACCAAAAGGACGTGGAAGTCCCAGACAGTTGCTGAAGAAGACAgaggaattatttttttctttatgtggtGATTTGAGTGAGCTAACCCGTAAAGATCAGGGCTTCACGCATATACAGCACCTGTTTTTTGTTCGTGCTTGTTTACCTCTGTCTCTGTTGAAGCGAGGCAGCCAGTCCACAGCTTTGCCCCACAGcagcagcgccccctgctggccatcTGGCTGCTCCACAGTCAGAACGGCCTGCAGCTGAACAGCGGACCTGAAGCCAGACTCCGCCTCACTCCGCCACTCTAATAacagtcattattattatcttcaAGATCTGAACCTCCGAAACAACAAATACAGTCTACAGGACCTCACGGTGTACCACATGGATCACTCCTCGGACCACTGTTGACTTGAATTTACATAACTAGTATAAAATGAGGGTCGATTGattaaaaaagtcactttcTGTGCTGATGACACTATTATTAATCGTACGGGCTCCAGACAAACTCAGGCTCTCAGGTTTTTTTACAGTGGCccaaaaatactgatttaagCTTGTCTTGAaggcagataaaaacaaacatgttatttGCAAATTCTACGTTTCTCAAGACAAATATTGAAAATTTGCTCTTGATGTCATCACTTCTTTTCTATTTCACATCTTGCGGTGATTCAGGTGAGTTCTGGTTCACCCGGATGTTTGTGTCACCTGTGACCATGCTCACCTGTGCTGACGTGTGTGTGCACGACGCGCAGCAGGGCGTGGACCAGTGTGTTGGCCCTCAGGGACCTCAGAGTGGCATAGGGGAGGCGGTTCAGGTCCTGAGGGGGGCGGAGGTTTGAAGACACCAGCAGGGGGCGTCGCTCCCGAAGATAGCCACACAGAGCGGCGAGAGAGCGAGCATTAACGTGctgaggagctgcagagagagagagcgttaCTGAAGCAGAGGTCAGGAGAAAGGCGGCTGATTGGTCGCAGGCCGGGCGCGGCCGTACCTGGCGGCGAGGTGGAGGCGGTGATCTGTCCCAGATTGAGCAGTTTGCTGCTGAAGGTCGACTGCAGCACCGTCTCTCCTCTCCACCTGTCTTCATTCACCTGCAGCCCTGATTTCAAACAACGAACCGTGCGTGACAACATG harbors:
- the LOC121954208 gene encoding aspartate and glycine-rich protein-like, with amino-acid sequence MGDWIAGKIGDMVEDKVKSMLGIEDKDEDKGFFSKFCSRDDDDDDDKKKKRRDKDDEEGGFFSKIFDRDNDEDKWKEKKRDEDDGDESFFSRVFDRDNDDDKWKEKKCGFAGLFVEQGGAGAAGGPEGETVGGGGGGGGGGGDGGVKGQSVALNEGDLLNDLMNVAEETSQDRDKKQGHREGTEVRK
- the shld2 gene encoding shieldin complex subunit 2 isoform X2, with the protein product MCERPKVHVFLGAPPPSSGPASPSEAGAEAEERPPADWRHLELTWRDGRLRPAADEAGNRLAEERTCGENTDDNRCTPRSQNQDNEPNDAEASRGRGERAATSGCKFNPKDGRSDGPAESGDEKLRKSGEEDQCSASVLQYLDGCFPTAQKPPEKPEKTEPEPPRRAVPPLSAHTRFLSTWTLSQALILRGGRGIQSATSPDKTPPPQTPPKHTHTPPSVSSSTPELFSPASPSPGASAELFSQRSLTPRAEQGGVVVEATADGVLCSQEAEQHAARESPDFKRARISENLEASVSNSTAAGLRGPTTVLIRCDKRGPQYSVLVAVVHPCHLKEVKVRSGPSAGTFVPLASIVVTDQSGVETKVVLWRRAAFWALTVSPGDVLLITGLQVNEDRWRGETVLQSTFSSKLLNLGQITASTSPPAPQHVNARSLAALCGYLRERRPLLVSSNLRPPQDLNRLPYATLRSLRANTLVHALLRVVHTHVSTEWRSEAESGFRSAVQLQAVLTVEQPDGQQGALLLWGKAVDWLPRFNRDRATVWDFHVLLVREGLTSDLLELHSTPWSSVRPLDPANRRAQDFLQPRPVQSGNSSLELDLDTLLSQKYNGNVELRVQITAFHFQDPPPSQNAPRLVLDSFTQLDGILAVLSGDITYTGCGRCSAELDTDANGIYVPCYPCLPHTAVRRYYRPGVLTVSGRGSSQVCVQVPPVPLQRILEAPPDKLHRSSAPGSEVKHIQVAAERIRTLLSLPRKTFVITVRSHFLCDENSVPISQDFTLLDIQFPS
- the shld2 gene encoding shieldin complex subunit 2 isoform X1, which translates into the protein MCERPKVHVFLGAPPPSSGPASPSEAGAEAEERPPADWRHLELTWRDGRLRPAADEAGNRLAEERTCGENTDDNRCTPRSQNQDNEPNDAEASRGRGERAATSGCKFNPKDGRSDGPAESGDEKLRKSGEEDQCSASVLQYLDGCFPTAQKPPEKPEKTEPEPPRRAVPPLSAHTRFLSTWTLSQALILRGGRGIQSATSPDKTPPPQTPPKHTHTPPSVSSSTPELFSPASPSPGASAELFSQRSLTPRAEQGGVVVEATADGVLCSQEAEQHAARESPDFKRARISENLEASVSNSTAAGLRGPTTVLIRCDKRGPQYSVLVAVVHPCHLKEVKVRSGPSAGTFVPLASIVVTDQSGVETKVVLWRRAAFWALTVSPGDVLLITGLQVNEDRWRGETVLQSTFSSKLLNLGQITASTSPPAPQHVNARSLAALCGYLRERRPLLVSSNLRPPQDLNRLPYATLRSLRANTLVHALLRVVHTHVSTEWRSEAESGFRSAVQLQAVLTVEQPDGQQGALLLWGKAVDWLPRFNRDRATVWDFHVLLVREGLTSDLLELHSTPWSSVRPLDPANRRAQDFLQPRPVQSGNSSLELDLDTLLSQKYNGNVELRVQITAFHFQDPPPSQNAPRLVLDSFTQLDGILAVLSGDITYTGCGRCSAELDTDANGIYVPCYPCLPHTAVRRYYRPGVLTVSGRGSSQVCVQVPPVPLQRILEAPPDKLHRSSGGTQTVNPDSTQSNLIGVRKFGVLRVFFICLSAPGSEVKHIQVAAERIRTLLSLPRKTFVITVRSHFLCDENSVPISQDFTLLDIQFPS